GGCCTCGCTGGCGGCTCCTGCGGCCTGGGCTGCGGTCTCCGGGGACTCTGTGTCGACGGGCAGGTCGGTGCCTGAGTCGGGCAGCGGCTCGGTCATGGCCGGGATTGTCCCACCTCAGTCTGAGAGGGACATGCGGTGGGCCACCACGGCGTCGTAGAGGGCCTTCTTGCCGTGCCCGGTGGACGTGGCCACCGCGGCGCAGACGTCCTTGAGCCGGGCGCCGCGGTCCTTGCGGGCCAGCACCTCGGCCACGGCGTCCTCGAGGGAGACGCTCCTCTCCTCGGCCCCGCCGACGACGATGGTGATCTCGCCCTTGACCCCCTCTGCGGCCCACTCGGCGAGCTCGGCGAGACCGCCGCGGCGGACCTCCTCGTAGGTCTTGGTCAGCTCGCGGCAGACGGCGGCCTCACGGTCGGCCCCCAGTACCTCGGCCATGATCTCCAGGGAGGCGGCGATGCGGTGGGGCGCCTCGAAGAAGACCATCGTGCGCCTCTCCGACGCGACCTCCTGCAGGACCGAGCGCCGCTCCCCCGCCTTGCGCGGGAGGAAGCCCTCGAAGCAGAAGCGGTCGACCGGCAGCCCCGAGACGGCCAGTGCCATCAGCACCGCGCTCGGGCCGGGGACGCAGGTGACGACCTGGTCGGCGTCGATGCAGGCCCGCACGAAGCGGTAGCCCGGGTCGGACACCGAGGGCATCCCGGCGTCGGTGACGAGGACGACCCGCTGCCCCTCGCGCACCAGCTCGAGCAGCTCGGCGGTCTTGGTCGCCTCGTTGTGCTCGTGGTAGCTCACGACGCGCGGCGGCAGGTCGACACCGATCCGGGCGGCGAGGCCGCGCAGGCGCCGGGTGTCCTCCGCGGCGATGACGTCCGCCCCGGCGAGCTCCTCGCGCAGACGCGGGCTGGCGTCGCGCGGATCGCCGATGGGTGTGGCTGCGAGGACGAGAGGCATGCGGGCATCATCCCAGCACCGCGCCACGAGGGG
The genomic region above belongs to Janibacter limosus and contains:
- the rsmI gene encoding 16S rRNA (cytidine(1402)-2'-O)-methyltransferase → MPLVLAATPIGDPRDASPRLREELAGADVIAAEDTRRLRGLAARIGVDLPPRVVSYHEHNEATKTAELLELVREGQRVVLVTDAGMPSVSDPGYRFVRACIDADQVVTCVPGPSAVLMALAVSGLPVDRFCFEGFLPRKAGERRSVLQEVASERRTMVFFEAPHRIAASLEIMAEVLGADREAAVCRELTKTYEEVRRGGLAELAEWAAEGVKGEITIVVGGAEERSVSLEDAVAEVLARKDRGARLKDVCAAVATSTGHGKKALYDAVVAHRMSLSD